A region of Pseudomonas cavernicola DNA encodes the following proteins:
- a CDS encoding ribbon-helix-helix domain-containing protein: MCELYVKADPILYESRSRSLRICGVVTTLRLENQFWDLLAEIAAVDGMTTNQLISKLYEEVMDYRGEVLNFASFLRVSCTRYLSQRRVTELSLVPRALSSGL; encoded by the coding sequence ATGTGCGAGCTCTACGTCAAGGCCGACCCGATTCTCTACGAGTCCCGTTCTCGCTCGCTGCGCATCTGCGGCGTGGTCACTACCCTGCGGTTGGAAAACCAGTTCTGGGACCTCCTCGCGGAAATCGCCGCAGTCGATGGCATGACCACCAACCAGTTAATCAGCAAGCTGTACGAGGAGGTCATGGATTATCGCGGCGAGGTGCTGAACTTCGCCTCCTTCCTACGCGTTAGCTGTACCCGTTATCTCAGCCAGCGGCGCGTGACGGAACTGAGCTTGGTTCCGCG
- a CDS encoding DJ-1/PfpI family protein, whose translation MAAKKILMLVGDYVEDYEAMVPFQALQMVGHTVHAVCPDKIAGQTVRTAIHDFEGDQTYSEKPGHNFALNFDFSKVKVKDYDGLVVPGGRSPEYLRLNKQVLTLVKAFDKANKPIASVCHGAQLLAAAGVLKGRECSAYPACAPEVRLAGGEYVDIEVSHAHVEGNLVSAPAWPAHPTWLAGFLALLGTTISL comes from the coding sequence ATGGCCGCGAAAAAGATTCTGATGCTGGTCGGCGACTACGTCGAAGATTACGAAGCCATGGTGCCTTTCCAGGCCCTGCAGATGGTTGGCCATACCGTGCATGCGGTCTGCCCAGACAAGATTGCCGGGCAGACGGTGCGCACCGCGATCCATGATTTCGAAGGCGACCAGACCTACAGCGAAAAGCCGGGGCATAACTTCGCCCTGAATTTCGACTTCTCCAAGGTCAAGGTGAAAGATTATGACGGCCTGGTCGTCCCAGGTGGTCGCTCGCCTGAATACCTGCGCTTGAACAAGCAAGTGCTGACGCTGGTAAAAGCCTTCGATAAGGCCAACAAGCCGATTGCTTCTGTCTGCCACGGTGCGCAATTGCTGGCGGCGGCGGGCGTGCTCAAAGGTCGTGAGTGCAGTGCCTATCCTGCCTGCGCGCCGGAAGTACGGTTGGCCGGTGGCGAGTATGTCGATATCGAAGTCAGTCACGCTCATGTGGAAGGTAATCTGGTCAGTGCTCCAGCCTGGCCGGCACATCCGACTTGGCTGGCGGGTTTCCTGGCGCTGCTGGGAACCACGATCAGCCTCTAG
- a CDS encoding DUF2846 domain-containing protein codes for MRRHHHLFVPLLLAALAGCSTPGAFFGASDGAVFTKHTLSDDNHALVYLYRPQSDWADQELEAPGLFLNNQLIGSLPSSGYLVLEFDIASYQLEMRRPLFGSYWTLLADGPLDFTRIASFALDAEAGGIYYLRYDELNPPPASNGAPSAGDGPLQLVSKSLAQEEISTTHEVQPFEQIAASGERVRTQRGFWRGVGKALDKIGI; via the coding sequence ATGCGCCGCCACCATCACCTGTTCGTCCCGTTGCTGCTGGCCGCCCTGGCCGGTTGCTCCACGCCAGGCGCGTTCTTCGGCGCCAGCGATGGCGCGGTGTTCACAAAACACACACTGAGCGATGACAACCATGCCCTGGTCTACCTCTATCGTCCGCAAAGCGACTGGGCCGATCAGGAGCTGGAGGCTCCGGGCCTGTTCCTCAACAATCAACTGATCGGCAGCCTGCCGAGTAGCGGTTATCTGGTACTGGAGTTCGATATCGCCAGTTATCAGCTGGAAATGCGTCGGCCGCTATTTGGCAGCTACTGGACGCTATTAGCCGACGGGCCGTTGGACTTCACCCGTATCGCCAGCTTTGCCCTGGATGCCGAGGCCGGCGGCATTTACTACCTGCGCTACGACGAGTTGAATCCTCCACCCGCCAGCAATGGCGCGCCGAGTGCGGGGGACGGGCCGTTGCAACTGGTCTCGAAAAGCCTGGCGCAAGAGGAAATCAGCACCACCCACGAAGTGCAGCCGTTCGAGCAGATTGCCGCGAGTGGCGAGCGTGTTCGAACCCAGCGTGGCTTCTGGCGTGGGGTGGGTAAGGCACTGGATAAAATCGGCATCTAA